Part of the Citrobacter sp. Marseille-Q6884 genome, GATGATCTGCGAGGCCAGACCGCTGTTGCGTCGCATCAGCGCCTGCATCCGTGCCATCACCTCTTCAATATGAAACGGTTTGGTCACGTAATCGTCTGCCCCGGCGCTGAGTACTTCCACTTTGTCCTGCCAGCCTTCGCGGGCAGTTAATACCAGAACAGGAAGGGAAACGTCATTGCTGCGCCAGCGACGGATCAACGACAGTCCATCTTCGTCAGGCAGACCTAAATCGACGATCGCAATATCCGGCAGGTGCTCGTTAAGATAATAGTCAGCTTCTTTTGCATCTTCTGCGTCATCGACCTGGTGTCCCAAATCCTGTAACTGCACCTTCAGGTGGTGGCGTAATAATG contains:
- the phoP gene encoding two-component system response regulator PhoP, which codes for MRVLVVEDNALLRHHLKVQLQDLGHQVDDAEDAKEADYYLNEHLPDIAIVDLGLPDEDGLSLIRRWRSNDVSLPVLVLTAREGWQDKVEVLSAGADDYVTKPFHIEEVMARMQALMRRNSGLASQIISLPPFQVDLSRRELSVNNEVIKLTAFEYTIMETLIRNNGKVVSKDSLMLQLYPDAELRESHTIDVLMGRLRKKIQAQHPDEVITTVRGQGYLFELR